The genomic interval TTTTCCCCCATCAATTGTTAAGCAAGAGCCCTCTGATTCAGAGGATGTTCTGCCTAATGAGTATCCAACTTTGTACCCCCCATATAGAACTTTGCCGAGTTTTGAATCCCCTCCCCAATAACACCAACTTCAAACATCTGCAAGAAAGAATCAGATTCACCATCACCCCCACAAATAACACCAACTTCAACCATATGCAAGAATGAACAAGAATCACCTGCATCTGACTCCTTTGTGAAAAAGGAATCGAGTTCTCCAACCTCACCGCGAGTAAGGAAATATGGAAAAATGAAATCTCCAAGGAAAGGCAAGTGTAAATCTTGCCTTGCTAAGGAGGCTGACAATGTGAAACTGAAGTTCCTCCGTCGCAATGTGTCCACGAAATCTGAGAACCTTCGCTGTGCTGCACTTGATTGTAGAACAGTTGTATTCAAGATTCGCCACTCCTAGATCGGCTAAGTATTATTCTTAATGGAATACGCATACCGTTGCTGGAGACATCTTTGTGCATGCCGCCCATGCCAAAGAACCCAAATAAGTGATAACTATTGATCGAGGCATGGGATATAGACACAACCCTTTAGATGCCTAAGATAAATAAAAAGTACGTACTACTTAAAAACTATTGGTTTTCTATCAAGTTATTATATGAAGGGTGTAATATTAAGGTAGAAGTGAGTTTTGCTATGGTATTGACATTGGCAATGCAAGTTGGGTTTAGATAATATAATCGGTATTTGAAGCGGTGGGGTTGGACTATGAACACCACTTCATGAGAATGTACTTAAACTGAATAGAATTGTGCTGCTATGAGTCCACTTTCGGATagcttaatataaaaaattttctTCATCATTAATTTTGTCTTTCTCAATTAGAATGACAATTTACTTgacttaataatttaataacaatgtcatacaaaatacttaacTAATAGTTGAATGCAATAACCTCTTACTAAGATTatttagatcaaataatttATTGACTTCTACTGTAAAAGTTAAACTTTAAACTTTTGGATAAATACACTTAACACCACAGTTGAGATATATGGGTATAAACAAATCTACACAAGTAAATGGGCCAAATCTACCGATATATGCACAGTATAACTAAAGCCCATGGAAGGACAACCCACTCATTACTCTATAAGAAGGAGGGGTGGGTGGAGACATAATATATTCTCACAATTACTCTGAAAGAAACTACAGTTCCAAAACAATGCCTTCCACTAGTATTCTCAATACAATTTTATTTCACTCAGATGATGTTAAGCTTGTTGCATTCAATATAGAGCCACAACAAACATAAAAGAACCGCATTCATTTCATTTTGGGGCAACTAACCAATTACGTAATGCAGTCATTCACCGGTTAGAGACTACATACCTTCCTCCTCCTCTTCGTAAGAAGATTATGTGTTCAATTTAACCTTCCAATATTAACTACAGCAGTACTCATGAATTTAGccttatttactttttttttctgtgaTATATAGCACATTTGAGAGATAAAATTTTGTTTCTAACACTTAGAAACAAATgttgaaaaaataatacaattttcaTTTTTGTATAAGTCAAGAACCCATGCAGAAAACCctcaatttttttcattttattttatttattagagGAGTCTATAGAAAGTGTAAatctttcaatgtatttttatGGGACACTTAATAAgtctttaatattttatttaatttcaaaagaGAGTTGTTAATATTTTGTTTTCAGATTTACCCATAGTAGAGTATTTAAAATGTATTCTTCAAATTCACATTCTTAAAGtgaaggtgtgaaatctattcaaaaaaaaaaagtgaaggtGTGAAATACATATAGTTCTCTTTAAATAAAAATGGGGATATGGATAGTCAGATGTAGTATTGTAGCCGGATTCAATTAATTTTCTCATGGGTTACATTAAAAGAAGGCTACATAGGAAGTTTTCTCAACTTTATGAGAAAACTTGGACACTTTCTATCATTCTTTTCCATATAATCATAATATAGATTTCTCATAGTTGTCAGACAGTAAAATATATCAAAGTGCAAAAGACCAATGAATAGTTAAACAATCCACAGTTGCAAAGGACTTGTGGAAGTTAACCAATCCACAGTTGCACATATTAAAAAACAGTTTTATGTGCGATAAGTGAACTAGATGAATATGCACtactaaattttatttagtcATTCTGAACTAGGTGAATATCATAGTGCACCATTGGCTACAACAAGGTAAGTAAAACGAGATTCACAGGGTgacctttatttatttatttatttttatgcgTGTATTGTAGTTAAGATAAACCATTACCTACAATATATTCTATTCAGGTCTTCAACTCTTCGAAGCACCCTCAGAAAGTTTTAATATCTTAGTGAATTATAATATAGATATATTTAAAACAGAATCTGGAAAACGTTCAATCTTGCATGTAAAAATAGAATGGATTTCATAGTTTTGCAAAGAAGATAAACTATGTTAAATTTTCATTTCCACTACAGTCCTTACAAATGTAATTTCATGGAGGACACCGCACCACCCCAAATAGATGATGAATCATTTAGTTGTTGGTTAAGCCTAATCAATCAACTCGAAATCAAAGAAAGAACCCAGGGACCTGACAAAAGAAGATCTACTCAACAAATCGCTACCAACTAACAGCCTATGGGAAGCTTTTTACTATAGCTACTCAAGGTGGATTGGATTCAGTGTTAGAAAACATGACGTTAGAAAGGACACTGAAAACAATGAATGGCAGCGTGTTTGGGTTTGCTCAAGACAGGGAACACGAAAAAATAAGTGGATAAACTTGGAAAATCGAAAAAGAATAGCTAAACCAATAACAAGAGTGGGTTGCCCAGCACGTATACGAGTCAATTTGGACAGGTCAAACAATACATGGGTTGTGAGAGACTTTGAGCCACACCACAATCACAACTTAGTGTTGCCCATAGAAAACCAATTCCTAAGATCCAACAGGAAGGTAACCACAGAAATTGGTGAGCAAGTTATGTCTATGAGAAGATCCGGGATACGAACTTGTCACATACTAAATCATTTGGCACAAGAAAGAGGTGGTCAGGATTATGTCCCTTTCCAAAGTAGAGACCTTTATAATTGGATTGGTGATAAGGCAAAATCGACTGAAACAGAAACCGACTCTGAGGGAGCATTAGGATATTTGGAATGTCTTGCAAGAAAGGATGACCAATTCTATGGAATCTACAGCATAGACGACCAGACAAGGCTAGCAAATCTTTTTTGGTGTGATGGAATTTCAAGGCGAGATTACCAAACTTTCGGAGATGTTTTGGCTTTTGACACGACTTACAAGACAAATGCTTACAAGAAGCCATTATTGATCCTTGTTGGTGTGAACCACCACTTTCGAACAACGGTCTTTGGACTTGCTTTACTATGTGACGAGAGTGCCTCAACATTTATATGGGTTCTACAGTGCTTCCTTGATGCGATGTATAACAAACCACCTTCAGTAGTTATCACGGATGGTGACAAGGCAATGCGAGAAGCCATTAATGTTGTAATGCCAAATGCGGTACACCGGTTGTGTGCTTGGCTTATATC from Cannabis sativa cultivar Pink pepper isolate KNU-18-1 chromosome 4, ASM2916894v1, whole genome shotgun sequence carries:
- the LOC133036745 gene encoding protein FAR1-RELATED SEQUENCE 5-like; this translates as MSMRRSGIRTCHILNHLAQERGGQDYVPFQSRDLYNWIGDKAKSTETETDSEGALGYLECLARKDDQFYGIYSIDDQTRLANLFWCDGISRRDYQTFGDVLAFDTTYKTNAYKKPLLILVGVNHHFRTTVFGLALLCDESASTFIWVLQCFLDAMYNKPPSVVITDGDKAMREAINVVMPNAVHRLCAWLISTNASKAVPNPSFKTAMNHLLYHYYFQEEEWEQEWKSVMEKFIRKQMVGVKAR